The genome window CCAATGATGTCCAGCAGGCAGCAGAAAGCGTAGCAGCACAGGTTCAGGCGATTTTTGTGCCGATTGATAACACGATTGCCAGCACCATGCCAACGGTGGTAAAAGCGGCCGACGAGTACCATATCGGCGTATTTCCTTCGGCGGATACGATGGTTGCAGACGGCGGCGTTTTGGGGCTGGGAGTTGATCAGTATATGCTGGGAGTTAAGGCGGCGCAAACGGTGATAGCGGTATTAGACGGTGCTGATCCTGCCAAAACACCGATTGTACTGGCAAATGACGGCATTATTTATTTAAATGAAAAGAAGGCAGAGGAGCTGGGAATTGTCATTCCGGAAACGATTCGGAAAGAGGCAAAAATCGTAGGAAAATAAAGGGAGGCGGCTGTGAACTTAGTAATTTCAGCAATTGCCCAAGGCTTTTTGTGGAGCATTGTGTCTTTGGGTCTATTTATCAGTTTTCGGATTTTAAACGTGGCGGACATGACCACAGAGGGGAGTTATCCTTTAGGAGCGGCGGTTTGCGTTATCCTGATTTACAATGGATTTAATCCTGTTCTTGCCATGGCGGCGGCAGTAATTGCCGGAATGTTAGCGGGAGCAATCACCGGTTTTTTTATCACGGTTTGCCGGATTCCCAGTCTTTTAGCCGGAATTTTAGCAATGACCGGACTACTGTCGATTAACTTACGAATTATGCAGCGGGCAAATCTCAGTCTTTTAAATCAGGACACGATTTTTGACTGGATAAACCGGCTGCCGATCTCTAAGTACGCCGGTATGATTGCGATTGGCCTACTGGCGGTCATAATCCTCATTCTGTTTATTCGCTGGTTCTTTTTAACAGAAATAGGGCAGGCGCTGATTGCCACCGGCGATAATCCCAAAATGGCGGCGTCCATGGGCATTTCAACCGAGCGAATGACAGTTTTGGGCCTGGTTTTGGCGAATGGTATGATTGCTTTAGCCGGTGCGATTCTGGCACAAAATAACGGCTATGCCGATGTCAATTCCGGACAGGGCGTTATTGTTATCGGCTTGGTAGCGATTATTATTGGGGAAGTTATTTTCAGTCGTGCCACCTTTTTTCAGCGCCTGGGCTATACAGTGCTGGGGGCGGTTATTTACCGGCTGCTGCTGCTTTTGGTCTTAAAACTGGACTTTATCAGTGCCAATGACTTTAAGCTGCTTTCAGCGGCTTTGATTGCCGGACTGTTGGCTTTGCCCAAAATCAAGGCAGCACTGGGTGCCAAAAGTAAACTGCTTGGGTAAACCAATCTATTTGACTAAATCAATGTCTGCCGGTAGGAAAGACAGTCTTAGAATGGAGAACAGAATATGTTAAATGCAGAAGATAGAAGAAACAGCGAAAACAGAAAAAATAGAGAAAATGGCAATCAGCCGGATAGCAAAGCCACCGCAGCCTTGCCGGAAAAAGGCGGGCAAGATCTGCACCGGCAGCCGGAAGAGCCGCTGATTGAATTGAGACATATCAGCAAGAGCTTTCGTGCCGGCACAGAAGAAACCCACCATGCTTTAAAAAACATCAATTTGTCTATTTATGCCGGTGATTTTATTACGATTGTCGGCGGCAATGGAGCCGGTAAATCAACCCTGCTTAGTATTATTGCCGGCAGTCTTGCCGCTGACAGCGGCGAAGTTCGGAT of Lachnospiraceae bacterium oral taxon 500 contains these proteins:
- a CDS encoding branched-chain amino acid ABC transporter permease; this encodes MNLVISAIAQGFLWSIVSLGLFISFRILNVADMTTEGSYPLGAAVCVILIYNGFNPVLAMAAAVIAGMLAGAITGFFITVCRIPSLLAGILAMTGLLSINLRIMQRANLSLLNQDTIFDWINRLPISKYAGMIAIGLLAVIILILFIRWFFLTEIGQALIATGDNPKMAASMGISTERMTVLGLVLANGMIALAGAILAQNNGYADVNSGQGVIVIGLVAIIIGEVIFSRATFFQRLGYTVLGAVIYRLLLLLVLKLDFISANDFKLLSAALIAGLLALPKIKAALGAKSKLLG